A section of the Oryza sativa Japonica Group chromosome 1, ASM3414082v1 genome encodes:
- the LOC4326260 gene encoding GDSL esterase/lipase At1g28600: MESLIRRHGGRRAVSPSSSAAAASFILLLCAVVLLNTHVALCGCYKRIFSFGDSIIDTGNFVYLTGNGPSQFKELPYGMTYFNRPSGRICDGRVLVDFYAQALNLSLLPPSIPEEGSGQFENGANFAVLASTALGPDYFKTKYNFSLPVPYCLDNQLASFKKVLGRIAPGVDATKSLLGESLIVMGEIGGNDYNFWFTARQPRETARQYLPDVIGRIGAAVQEVINLGAKTVLVPGNFPFGCAPEYLQGFQSSNTSDYDATGCIAWFNDFSRQHNQALVQEVARLRSQNPGVRLIYADYYGAALEFFKNPKNYGIGDPLLECCGGDGPYHTGMTCNKTAKVWGSPANFASWDGVHMTEKAYSIIADGVLSKRYADAPLLC, from the exons ggcggcggcatcgttcatcctcctcctctgcgCCGTCGTCCTTCTCAACACTCACGTGGCGCTGTGCGGCTGCTACAAGCGCATCTTCAGCTTCGGTGACTCCATCATCGACACCGGCAACTTCGTGTACCTTACCGGCAACGGCCCGTCCCAGTTCAAGGAGCTCCCCTATGGCATGACCTACTTCAACCGCCCCTCCGGCCGCATCTGCGAcggccgcgtcctcgtcgactTCTACG CGCAAGCGCTCAACCTGTCGCTGCTACCACCGAGCATACCGGAGGAGGGGTCAGGGCAGTTCGAGAACGGCGCCAACTTCGCCGTGCTGGCGTCGACGGCGCTGGGGCCGGACTACTTCAAGACCAAGTACAACTTCAGCCTGCCCGTGCCTTACTGCCTCGACAACCAGCTCGCCTCGTTCAAGAAAGTGCTCGGTCGGATAGCTCCTGGAGTCG ATGCCACCAAGAGCCTGCTAGGCGAGTCGCTGATCGTGATGGGCGAGATCGGCGGCAACGACTACAACTTCTGGTTCACCGCGCGGCAGCCACGCGAGACGGCGAGGCAGTACCTCCCCGACGTCATCGGCcgcatcggcgccgccgtccaGGAGGTGATCAACCTCGGCGCGAAGACCGTGCTGGTCCCGGGCAACTTCCCGTTCGGGTGCGCCCCGGAGTACCTCCAGGGCTTCCAGAGCAGCAACACCTCCGACTACGACGCCACCGGGTGCATCGCGTGGTTCAACGACTTCTCAAGGCAGCACAACCAGGCGCTGGTGCAGGAGGTCGCCCGCCTCAGGTCGCAGAACCCCGGCGTGAGGCTCATCTACGCCGACTACTACGGCGCCGCCTTGGAGTTCTTCAAGAACCCCAAGAACTACG GTATCGGTGACCCTCTGCTGGagtgctgcggcggcgacggcccgtACCACACCGGCATGACGTGCAACAAGACAGCCAAGGTTTGGGGGTCCCCGGCCAACTTCGCCAGCTGGGACGGCGTCCACATGACGGAGAAGGCCTACAGCATCATCGCCGACGGGGTGTTGAGCAAGCGTTACGCCGACGCTCCGTTGCTCTGCTAG
- the LOC4325365 gene encoding GDSL esterase/lipase At1g28600 — translation MGSFSHQKHSISVYLVLVSAVLLLNSTLGLCGCYKRIFSFGDSIIDSGNFVHIAGDHPCPFKEPPFGMTYFKHPSGRISDGRVVIDFYAQALQLPFVPPSLPEKDRGQFPHGANFAVLASTALPPEYFRRRNHTVPMPFSLATQLEWFKQTLQRIAPGDAARRALLGESLILMGEIGGNDYNFWFLDHKPREVAYQFIPDVVASISSTVQELIGLGARTIMIPGNFPTGCVPAYLSAYRSGNPADYDEFRCLRWFNAFSAAHNQALLNEVSRLKAQHPGVRLIYADYFGAALQLFRNPRRFGINDPLLACCGGHGPYHTGATCDRTATVWGDPGSFANWDGVHMTEKAYHVIADGVLNGPFADPPLLHSC, via the exons ATGGGAAGTTTCAGTCACCAGAAACATTCCATTTCCGTATACCTCGTCCTCGTGTCCGCCGTCCTGCTGCTGAACTCAACCCTGGGTTTGTGTGGCTGCTACAAGCGCATCTTTAGCTTCGGCGACTCCATCATCGACAGCGGCAACTTCGTCCACATCGCCGGCGACCATCCGTGTCCGTTCAAGGAACCACCGTTTGGCATGACCTACTTCAAGCACCCCAGCGGCCGCATCTCTGATGGCCGTGTCGTTATTGATTTCTACG CGCAAGCACTCCAGCTTCCGTTTGTACCACCGAGTTTGCCCGAGAAGGACAGGGGGCAGTTCCCGCACGGCGCCAACTTCGCCGTGTTGGCCTCCACGGCGCTGCCGCCGGAGTACTTCAGAAGGCGGAACCACACCGTGCCGATGCCCTTCTCCCTCGCCACGCAGCTGGAGTGGTTCAAGCAAACGCTGCAGCGGATCGCTCCCGGGGACG CTGCTAGGAGAGCACTGCTCGGTGAGTCTCTTATCTTGATGGGTGAGATCGGCGGCAACGACTACAACTTTTGGTTCTTAGATCATAAACCTCGCGAGGTTGCTTACCAGTTCATCCCGGATGTCGTCGCCAGCATCAGCTCCACTGTCCAG GAGCTCATCGGTCTGGGCGCGAGGACGATCATGATCCCGGGGAACTTCCCGACCGGGTGCGTGCCGGCGTACCTGAGCGCCTACCGGAGCGGCAACCCGGCGGACTACGACGAGTTCCGTTGCCTCCGGTGGTTCAACGCCTTCTCCGCCGCGCACAACCAGGCGCTGCTCAACGAGGTCAGCCGGCTCAAGGCGCAGCACCCGGGCGTCAGGCTCATCTACGCCGACTACTTCGGCGCCGCCCTGCAACTCTTCCGTAATCCACGCAGATTCG GTATCAATGATCCTCTGCTCGCGTGCTGCGGCGGCCATGGCCCGTACCACACCGGCGCGACGTGCGACAGGACGGCGACAGTCTGGGGTGATCCGGGCAGTTTCGCCAACTGGGACGGTGTCCATATGACGGAGAAGGCGTACCATGTCATCGCCGACGGGGTGCTCAACGGGCCGTTCGCGGATCCTCCGTTGCTGCATAGTTGCTAG
- the LOC136351162 gene encoding putative pentatricopeptide repeat-containing protein At5g52630, whose amino-acid sequence MPPPWPPAAPPPACARSLADLLVALSAARALPKGQQLHGHLLKAGHLPATASSHAPIAHHLLTFYARCALPGDSLCAFLDLPAPPSPAAWSSLISSFSQNGLPAAAFDAFRRMLAAGVPATDRNIPSAAKAVAAAEDSSRPPLAPHALHGLSAKTPFAGDVFVGSSVLDMYAKCGHLADARRLFDEMPKRNVVSWSALICGYADAGMHSAAMEIFRLALEEAVPVNDFTVSCILRVCAAATLFELGAQVHARSIKTALNASPFVGSSLVSLYSKCGLVECAYQVFGEAPERNLGIWNAGLNASAQHGHTTAAFQRFMDMQNAGFRPNSITFLSLITACSHAGLVDEGKRYFSLMKEYRIEPQAEHYAAMVDLLGRVGRISEALGLIESMPMEPPEYVWGALLMACRMFKDADAAAIAAKRLFETGSRSSGAHMLLSSTYAAAGRHMDAALARKAMRDAGVRKETGLSWLEAAGEVHTFVSNCRRHPRSNEIYNVLEKVGEKMEAAGYVADTSAVVKDVDKDEKQATMRYHSERLAIGLGLLIVPEGVPIRVMKNLRVCDDCHNAVKYLSKCTGRIVILRDNRRFHRFEDGVCSCGDFW is encoded by the coding sequence ATGcccccgccgtggccgccggccgcgccgccgccggcctgcgcgcgctcgctcgctgacctcctcgtcgcgctctccgccgcccgcgcgctccCCAAGGGGCAGCAGCTCCACGGGCATCTCCTCAAGGCAGGCCAcctccccgccaccgcctcctcccacgCGCCCATCGCCCACCACCTCCTCACCTTCTACGCCCGCTGCGCGCTCCCCGGCGACTCCCTCTGCGCCTTCCTCGacctccccgcgccgccatccCCGGCCGCGTGGTCCTCCCTCATATCCTCCTTCTCACAGAacggcctccccgccgccgcgttcgACGCCTTCCGCCGCATGCTCGCGGCCGGCGTCCCCGCCACCGACCGCAACATTCCCTCCGCCGCCAAGGCGGTCGCAGCCGCGGAAGACTCCTCGCGCCCGCCTCTTGCCCCGCACGCGCTCCATGGACTCTCCGCCAAGACAccgttcgccggcgacgtgTTTGTCGGGTCGTCGGTGCTTGACATGTATGCCAAGTGCGGGCACCTTGCCGACGCCCGCCGGCTATTCGATGAAATGCCGAAGCGGAATGTCGTCTCCTGGTCTGCTCTCATATGTGGGTACGCTGATGCTGGGATGCATTCCGCGGCGATGGAGATCTTCCGCTTAGCACTTGAGGAGGCAGTGCCGGTTAATGACTTCACAGTTTCGTGCATTCTTCGCGTGTGTGCTGCAGCAACACTCTTTGAGCTTGGTGCTCAGGTGCACGCCCGATCTATAAAGACAGCTCTAAATGCATCACCGTTTGTGGGTAGCTCGCTTGTTTCTCTTTACTCAAAATGTGGCCTTGTGGAGTGTGCATACCAGGTGTTTGGTGAAGCACCTGAGAGAAACCTTGGAATTTGGAATGCGGGGCTCAATGCATCTGCTCAGCATGGTCATACTACTGCAGCATTTCAACGGTTTATGGATATGCAAAATGCTGGATTTCGTCCCAACTCCATCACGTTCCTGTCTTTGATCACTGCTTGTAGCCATGCTGGTCTTGTTGATGAGGGAAAGAGATATTTTTCCCTCATGAAAGAGTACAGAATTGAGCCGCAGGCTGAGCATTATGCTGCAATGGTTGACCTACTTGGCCGTGTAGGACGTATAAGTGAAGCACTAGGCCTTATTGAGTCAATGCCCATGGAGCCACCTGAGTATGTCTGGGGTGCACTCCTTATGGCATGTCGCATGTTTAAGGATGCTGACGCTGCAGCAATTGCTGCAAAGAGGTTGTTTGAGACAGGGTCACGAAGCTCTGGTGCACATATGCTCTTGTCAAGCACGTATGCAGCTGCAGGAAGGCATATGGATGCAGCACTTGCGAGGAAAGCAATGCGTGATGCAGGTGTACGTAAAGAGACTGGACTAAGCTGGCTGGAAGCTGCAGGGGAGGTACATACCTTTGTGTCAAATTGCAGGAGACATCCAAGAAGCAACGAAATTTACAATGTGCTGGAGAAAGTTGGTGAGAAGATGGAGGCAGCTGGTTATGTAGCAGATACAAGTGCAGTGGTTAAGGATGTGGACAAGGATGAGAAGCAGGCAACAATGAGGTATCATAGTGAAAGGCTAGCAATAGGTTTGGGGCTTCTGATTGTTCCAGAAGGTGTACCAATACGAGTTATGAAGAACCTACGAGTTTGTGATGATTGCCACAATGCAGTTAAGTATCTCAGTAAGTGTACAGGAAGGATTGTAATTCTCAGGGATAACCGTCGGTTTCACCGGTTTGAGGATGGGGTATGCTCTTGTGGGGATTTCTGGTGA
- the LOC4325366 gene encoding phospholipase A1-II 1, whose amino-acid sequence MSSLRGLGNIARRWRELNGVSYWKGLLDPLDVDLRNNIINYGELSQAAYTGLNRERRSRYAGSCLFSRKDFLSRVDVSNPNLYVITKFIYAMCTVSLPDAFMIKSWSKAAWSKQSNWMGFVAVATDEGKEVLGRRDVVVAWRGTIRMVEWMDDLDISLVPASEIVRPGSADDPCVHGGWLSVYTSADPESQYNKQSARYQVLNEIKRLQDMYEHEETSITITGHSLGAALATINATDIVSNGYNKSCPVSAFVFGSPRVGNPDFQKAFDSAPDLRLLRIRNSPDVVPNWPKLGYSDAGTELMIDTGKSPYLKAPGNPLTWHDMECYMHGVAGTQGSNGGFKLEIDRDIALVNKHEDALKNEYAIPSSWWVVQNKGMVKGTDGRWHLADHEDDD is encoded by the exons ATGAGCTCCCTAAGAGGGCTTGGAAATATCGCCAGAAGATGGAGAGAGCTCAATGGTGTGAGTTACTGGAAGGGGTTACTTGATCCTCTTGACGTTGATCTCCGCAATAACATCATCAACTATGGTGAGCTTTCTCAGGCAGCCTACACGGGGTTAAACAGAGAGAGAAGATCAAGGTACGCTGGGTCTTGCCTCTTCAGTCGCAAGGACTTCCTCAGCAGGGTGGATGTATCAAACCCAAATCTGTATGTCATTACAAAGTTCATATATGCAATGTGTACTGTCAGTTTGCCTGATGCATTCATGATAAAGTCATGGTCGAAGGCTGCATGGAGCAAGCAGTCAAATTGGATGGGGTTTGTTGCGGTGGCCACAGATGAAGGTAAAGAAGTGCTTGGGAGACGGGATGTGGTGGTGGCATGGCGTGGAACAATACGGATGGTAGAATGGATGGATGACCTTGATATTTCCTTGGTACCTGCTTCAGAAATAGTACGGCCAGGCAGTGCTGATGACCCTTGTGTGCATGGGGGGTGGCTGTCTGTGTACACGAGTGCCGATCCAGAATCTCAGTACAATAAGCAGAGTGCAAGATATCAG GTCTTGAATGAGATCAAACGGCTCCAGGATATGTACGAGCATGAGGAGACTAGCATCACCATAACAGGCCACAGCCTTGGGGCTGCACTTGCCACCATCAATGCCACTGACATTGTCTCCAATGGTTACAACAAGAGCTGTCCAGTGTCTGCCTTCGTCTTCGGTAGCCCAAGAGTGGGCAACCCTGATTTTCAGAAAGCGTTCGACAGTGCTCCAGATTTGAGATTGCTCCGCATTCGAAACTCTCCTGATGTGGTTCCAAACTGGCCAAAACTAGGATACAGCGATGCTGGCACAGAGCTGATGATCGATACAGGGAAGTCACCATACCTGAAGGCCCCTGGGAATCCCCTAACGTGGCATGACATGGAGTGCTACATGCATGGGGTTGCCGGGACGCAGGGGAGCAACGGAGGGTTCAAGCTGGAGATTGATCGAGACATTGCTTTGGTTAACAAACACGAAGACGCACTGAAGAATGAGTATGCAATTCCATCGTCTTGGTGGGTGGTGCAGAACAAAGGTATGGTGAAAGGCACGGATGGTCGGTGGCATTTGGCCGACCATGAGGATGATGACTGA
- the LOC4325367 gene encoding phospholipase A1-II 2 isoform 2 (isoform 2 is encoded by transcript variant 3), whose amino-acid sequence MFSCDMASRWRELHGSGHWDGLLDPLDVDLRRCLITYGEMIMATYEAFIGEHRSPNAGMCRYRHADLFRRVDVSHPGWYAATRYIYATANADVHGKVLLRPLCREGRATECNWMGYVAVATDEGAAALGRRDIVVAWRGTQRALEWVADLKLAPASAAGILGPEGADGTDPSVHRGYLSLYTSEDQCSELNKQSARMQVLTEIARLMDKYKDEETSITVIGHSLGATLATLNAADIAANSYNTSSLSPSGETRAPVTAVVFGSPRTGDRGFRDAFHRLRDLRMLRVRNRPDRIPHYPPVGYADVGVELLIDTRLSPFLRRHGSESQSHDLECHLHGVAGWHGDHRGFELVVDRDVALVNKFDDCLADEYPVPVRWKVHHNKSMVKGPDGRWVLQDHEPDDDDDDDDDD is encoded by the exons ATGTTCTCCTGCGACATGGCGAGCCGGTGGAGGGAGCTGCACGGCAGCGGCCACTGGGACGGCCTGCTCGACCCGCTGGACGTCGACCTCCGCCGCTGCCTCATCACCTACGGCGAGATGATCATGGCCACGTACGAGGCGTTCATCGGCGAGCACCGTTCCCCGAACGCCGGCATGTGCAGGTACCGCCACGCCGACCTGTTCCGGCGCGTCGACGTGTCCCATCCGGGCTGGTACGCGGCCACCCGGTACATCTACGCCACAGCCAACGCCGACGTGCACGGCAAGGTGCTGCTCCGGCCGCTGTGCCGGGAGGGACGCGCCACGGAGTGCAACTGGATGGGGTACGTCGCCGTGGCCACGgacgagggcgccgccgcgctcgggCGGCGCGACATCGTGGTGGCGTGGCGCGGCACGCAGCGCGCGCTGGAGTGGGTGGCCGACCTCAAGCTCGCGCCCGCATCGGCGGCCGGGATCCTCGGCCCGGAGGGCGCCGACGGGACCGACCCGTCGGTGCACCGCGGCTACCTGTCGCTGTACACCTCGGAGGACCAATGCTCGGAGCTGAACAAGCAGAGCGCCAGGATGCAG GTATTGACAGAGATAGCGAGGCTGATGGACAAATACAAGGACGAGGAGACCAGCATCACCGTCATCGGCCACAGCCTGGGCGCCACCCTGGCCACCCTGAacgccgccgacatcgccgccaACTCGTACAACACGTCCAGCCTCAGCCCGTCCGGCGAGACCCGCGCCCCGGTCACCGCCGTGGTGTTCGGCAGCCCGCGCACGGGCGACCGCGGCTTCCGCGACGCCTTCCACCGGCTCCGGGACCTCCGGATGCTCCGCGTCCGCAACCGGCCGGACCGCATCCCGCACTACCCGCCGGTGGGCTACGCCGACGTCGGCGTGGAGCTGCTGATCGACACGCGGCTGTCGCCGTTCCTCAGGCGCCACGGCAGCGAGTCGCAGTCGCACGACCTCGAGTGCCACCTGCACGGCGTCGCCGGGTGGCACGGCGACCACCGCGGGTTCGAGCTGGTGGTCGACCGGGACGTGGCGCTGGTGAACAAGTTCGACGACTGCCTGGCGGACGAGTACCCCGTGCCCGTGCGATGGAAGGTGCACCACAACAAGAGCATGGTGAAGGGTCCCGACGGGAGGTGGGTGTTGCAAGACCACGAGcctgatgacgacgacgacgacgacgacgacgattga
- the LOC4325367 gene encoding phospholipase A1-II 2 isoform 1 (isoform 1 is encoded by transcript variant 2), translated as MFSCDMASRWRELHGSGHWDGLLDPLDVDLRRCLITYGEMIMATYEAFIGEHRSPNAGMCRYRHADLFRRVDVSHPGWYAATRYIYATANADVHGKVLLRPLCREGRATECNWMGYVAVATDEGAAALGRRDIVVAWRGTQRALEWVADLKLAPASAAGILGPEGADGTDPSVHRGYLSLYTSEDQCSELNKQSARMQVCAPRPAPSLTLLWLYGTSTTSSVSRCIDRDSEADGQIQGRGDQHHRHRPQPGRHPGHPERRRHRRQLVQHVQPQPVRRDPRPGHRRGVRQPAHGRPRLPRRLPPAPGPPDAPRPQPAGPHPALPAGGLRRRRRGAADRHAAVAVPQAPRQRVAVARPRVPPARRRRVARRPPRVRAGGRPGRGAGEQVRRLPGGRVPRARAMEGAPQQEHGEGSRREVGVARPRA; from the exons ATGTTCTCCTGCGACATGGCGAGCCGGTGGAGGGAGCTGCACGGCAGCGGCCACTGGGACGGCCTGCTCGACCCGCTGGACGTCGACCTCCGCCGCTGCCTCATCACCTACGGCGAGATGATCATGGCCACGTACGAGGCGTTCATCGGCGAGCACCGTTCCCCGAACGCCGGCATGTGCAGGTACCGCCACGCCGACCTGTTCCGGCGCGTCGACGTGTCCCATCCGGGCTGGTACGCGGCCACCCGGTACATCTACGCCACAGCCAACGCCGACGTGCACGGCAAGGTGCTGCTCCGGCCGCTGTGCCGGGAGGGACGCGCCACGGAGTGCAACTGGATGGGGTACGTCGCCGTGGCCACGgacgagggcgccgccgcgctcgggCGGCGCGACATCGTGGTGGCGTGGCGCGGCACGCAGCGCGCGCTGGAGTGGGTGGCCGACCTCAAGCTCGCGCCCGCATCGGCGGCCGGGATCCTCGGCCCGGAGGGCGCCGACGGGACCGACCCGTCGGTGCACCGCGGCTACCTGTCGCTGTACACCTCGGAGGACCAATGCTCGGAGCTGAACAAGCAGAGCGCCAGGATGCAGGTGTGCGCGCCCCGCCCTGCTCCCTCCTTGACACTCTTGTGGTTGTACGGTACcagtactacttcctccgtttcacgat GTATTGACAGAGATAGCGAGGCTGATGGACAAATACAAGGACGAGGAGACCAGCATCACCGTCATCGGCCACAGCCTGGGCGCCACCCTGGCCACCCTGAacgccgccgacatcgccgccaACTCGTACAACACGTCCAGCCTCAGCCCGTCCGGCGAGACCCGCGCCCCGGTCACCGCCGTGGTGTTCGGCAGCCCGCGCACGGGCGACCGCGGCTTCCGCGACGCCTTCCACCGGCTCCGGGACCTCCGGATGCTCCGCGTCCGCAACCGGCCGGACCGCATCCCGCACTACCCGCCGGTGGGCTACGCCGACGTCGGCGTGGAGCTGCTGATCGACACGCGGCTGTCGCCGTTCCTCAGGCGCCACGGCAGCGAGTCGCAGTCGCACGACCTCGAGTGCCACCTGCACGGCGTCGCCGGGTGGCACGGCGACCACCGCGGGTTCGAGCTGGTGGTCGACCGGGACGTGGCGCTGGTGAACAAGTTCGACGACTGCCTGGCGGACGAGTACCCCGTGCCCGTGCGATGGAAGGTGCACCACAACAAGAGCATGGTGAAGGGTCCCGACGGGAGGTGGGTGTTGCAAGACCACGAGcctga